A window of Deinococcus cellulosilyticus NBRC 106333 = KACC 11606 contains these coding sequences:
- a CDS encoding S8 family serine peptidase — protein sequence MTTTFKVFSMLGLALLVGCNSYVILPPDGQGQATLNLILPSGVTSQSQQTAPIPGEYIVTFQKASDLQKLSGTGVVITQPHNNQALLKASSAEELRNLPGVLRVQPNYRYQKQLTPNDPYLDQPWEPTDPDTHQWYLDQIGAAGAWNDPGTTTQVKVAVLDDGYTHHEDLKGSHLDLQPIGCNQATGERCLNPADKNDDPYYPDESLASHGMSLIGLIGATTNNGKGMASLNFNAGQQAPIQVVPINIYTPSGSSSTDIIARGIRTAIAKGAKVINLSLCMSSGGVCTNTVSDPVLDQALKEARDAGVVVMASAGNNGKSFVAYPANSVNAVSVGATNLNKEKATFSHYGGHLRLVAPGQDLLVFNGRTDDQRSVQTEYMLNSGTSFSAPLAAAAAALLFSKRPTATWDQVVGALIHSGDDLTDPTLKDAKFLRIDKALQEIGGNPPAPPALRGSYQAHVTVSGVKVNSPVVFAFGTNVANVFSSQTLESGAYRVRATIEDRYQPGKTIYSCEGTMVVAPDDSTTTDIQCK from the coding sequence ATGACGACAACATTCAAGGTGTTCTCAATGCTGGGTCTGGCGCTTCTGGTCGGATGCAACAGTTACGTCATTCTGCCTCCAGATGGCCAGGGGCAGGCCACCCTCAACCTGATTCTGCCCTCCGGGGTGACCTCACAGAGCCAGCAAACTGCACCGATCCCTGGGGAATATATCGTGACTTTTCAAAAGGCCTCTGATTTGCAAAAGCTCTCAGGAACTGGAGTGGTGATCACACAGCCACACAACAACCAGGCCCTCCTGAAAGCCAGCAGTGCAGAAGAGCTGCGCAACTTGCCTGGAGTGCTTCGGGTGCAGCCCAACTACCGTTATCAAAAACAACTGACACCCAATGATCCCTATCTGGATCAGCCCTGGGAACCCACTGATCCAGACACCCACCAGTGGTATCTGGACCAGATCGGTGCAGCAGGGGCCTGGAATGACCCGGGAACCACCACCCAGGTCAAGGTGGCAGTGCTTGATGATGGGTACACCCACCACGAGGACCTGAAAGGCAGTCACCTGGACCTGCAACCCATCGGGTGCAACCAGGCGACAGGAGAACGCTGCCTGAATCCTGCAGACAAGAATGATGACCCCTACTATCCTGATGAATCCCTTGCCTCGCATGGAATGTCCCTGATTGGCCTGATCGGTGCCACCACCAACAATGGCAAGGGGATGGCTTCACTGAACTTCAATGCCGGCCAGCAGGCCCCCATTCAGGTGGTTCCCATCAACATCTATACCCCTTCAGGCAGTTCAAGCACAGACATCATTGCCAGAGGCATTCGAACAGCCATTGCCAAAGGTGCAAAGGTGATCAACCTGAGCCTCTGCATGAGCAGCGGAGGTGTGTGCACCAACACTGTTTCCGACCCTGTGCTGGATCAGGCTTTGAAAGAGGCGCGTGATGCGGGTGTGGTGGTGATGGCCTCAGCAGGAAACAACGGAAAATCCTTTGTGGCTTACCCGGCAAACAGTGTCAATGCGGTCAGTGTGGGGGCCACCAACCTCAACAAAGAAAAAGCCACCTTCTCCCATTATGGAGGGCACCTGAGGCTGGTTGCTCCAGGGCAAGACCTGCTGGTCTTCAATGGTCGAACAGATGATCAGCGGTCTGTTCAAACCGAGTACATGCTCAACTCTGGGACCAGTTTCAGTGCACCTCTGGCGGCGGCAGCAGCAGCCCTGCTGTTCAGCAAACGTCCCACTGCCACCTGGGATCAGGTGGTGGGTGCCCTGATCCACAGTGGAGATGACCTGACCGACCCCACCCTGAAGGATGCAAAGTTCCTGCGGATTGACAAAGCACTTCAGGAGATCGGGGGAAATCCACCTGCGCCCCCAGCTTTGCGCGGGAGCTATCAGGCCCATGTGACCGTTTCTGGTGTGAAAGTGAACAGCCCTGTGGTCTTTGCCTTTGGCACCAACGTGGCAAACGTATTTTCCAGCCAGACCCTGGAATCTGGTGCATATCGGGTTCGTGCCACCATTGAGGACCGTTACCAGCCAGGCAAAACCATCTACTCCTGTGAGGGCACGATGGTGGTTGCTCCAGATGACTCCACCACCACCGACATCCAGTGCAAGTGA
- a CDS encoding GGDEF domain-containing protein → MPSQQNLLTRLKHHNYSLLLPAAILLTFHHLWEIRNPLEQQVVGLALFMMLVSLGLYLKNRTAYLGALDWISTWGQMLVVGLTLYFVLQSPAVEPDSGIYLLPAWGIVMVWHWTVVYHARPVFSLVISGVYFALSVLMFWVLNLHGFQNLKALDVAILGLMAIVICRAIHNVYGQMQEETRKRRDAERMAVIDPLTRLPNRRAFQQELEKAMDQVQTTHLVVFDIDHFKQINDRHGHDVGDLILQQVAERASDVFQVQGRAFRWGGEEFCVILTGMEDTEAHALCEQFRTTIETAEFINGLRITVSVGVTRVQPWDNTESAFRRADGALLNVKGSGRNHTRVV, encoded by the coding sequence ATGCCAAGCCAGCAGAACCTCCTGACCCGCCTCAAACACCACAACTACAGCCTGCTTCTTCCTGCAGCGATCCTCTTGACCTTTCATCACCTCTGGGAGATCAGGAATCCTCTGGAGCAACAGGTGGTGGGGCTTGCCCTGTTCATGATGCTGGTTTCGCTGGGACTCTATCTGAAAAATCGCACTGCTTATCTGGGTGCCCTTGACTGGATCAGCACCTGGGGACAGATGCTGGTGGTGGGTCTGACCCTTTACTTTGTGTTGCAGTCTCCTGCAGTGGAACCAGACAGTGGGATCTACCTGCTTCCCGCATGGGGCATCGTGATGGTCTGGCACTGGACCGTGGTGTACCATGCCCGCCCGGTTTTCTCCCTGGTGATCAGTGGGGTGTATTTTGCCCTCAGTGTCCTGATGTTCTGGGTGCTCAACCTGCACGGATTCCAGAACCTCAAAGCGCTGGATGTGGCGATTCTGGGACTGATGGCGATCGTCATCTGTCGGGCCATCCACAATGTCTACGGCCAGATGCAGGAGGAAACCCGCAAGCGCCGGGATGCCGAGCGCATGGCGGTGATTGATCCCCTGACCCGCCTTCCCAACAGACGGGCATTCCAGCAGGAACTTGAAAAAGCCATGGATCAGGTGCAGACCACCCATCTGGTGGTCTTCGACATTGATCACTTCAAGCAGATCAACGACCGTCATGGACACGATGTGGGAGACCTGATTCTGCAACAGGTGGCAGAGCGTGCATCAGACGTGTTTCAGGTGCAAGGACGGGCCTTCCGCTGGGGAGGAGAAGAGTTCTGTGTGATTCTGACTGGCATGGAGGACACCGAAGCGCACGCCCTGTGTGAGCAGTTCAGAACCACCATCGAAACTGCAGAATTCATCAATGGACTTCGAATCACAGTGAGTGTTGGGGTCACCCGGGTGCAGCCCTGGGACAATACCGAGAGCGCATTCAGACGGGCAGACGGTGCACTGCTGAACGTTAAAGGAAGCGGACGCAACCACACGCGGGTGGTCTAA
- a CDS encoding helix-turn-helix domain-containing protein, with protein sequence MNSEITPTFSPLPLIEVRDPEAAQLLTDPRQVEVLKPFLQREISVPEAARELKVKANSLLYQVRKMERLNLITFTRMRGRQKLYQSTADAYFVPFDLSTADTFQGFLDAQYLAKLDRFTYSYSQSMLRLMGVPVGIGIKRDPVNGVAYSFLSKDGESSLSPEILAPEGPAILTLWTRLFLDPEDAKELQQDLAGLYARYKQRQGKTPYLIHLDLTPERS encoded by the coding sequence ATGAACAGTGAAATCACACCGACTTTTTCACCACTCCCCTTGATAGAGGTGCGTGACCCTGAAGCGGCCCAGTTGCTGACCGATCCCCGGCAGGTGGAAGTGCTCAAACCCTTCTTGCAAAGGGAGATCAGTGTTCCCGAAGCGGCCCGTGAGCTCAAAGTCAAAGCCAACTCCCTGCTGTATCAGGTGCGCAAAATGGAGCGCCTGAACCTGATCACCTTCACCCGCATGCGGGGCAGGCAAAAGCTCTACCAGAGCACAGCAGACGCCTATTTTGTGCCTTTTGACCTGAGCACAGCCGACACATTTCAGGGTTTTCTGGATGCCCAGTATCTCGCGAAGCTGGACCGTTTCACCTACAGCTATTCCCAGTCCATGCTGCGCCTCATGGGCGTGCCTGTGGGCATTGGAATAAAGCGTGATCCGGTGAATGGTGTGGCTTACTCCTTCCTCAGCAAAGATGGAGAATCCAGCCTGTCCCCGGAAATACTTGCCCCAGAAGGGCCAGCCATCCTGACCCTCTGGACCCGTCTGTTTCTGGACCCTGAGGATGCCAAAGAATTGCAGCAGGACCTTGCTGGCCTGTATGCCAGATACAAACAACGACAGGGCAAGACCCCGTACCTGATCCATCTGGACCTCACCCCTGAACGGTCCTGA
- a CDS encoding LacI family DNA-binding transcriptional regulator — protein sequence MKRMVTLVEVAQEAGVSPSTVSRILSGTANVSLRKRHAVEEAIRKLNYQPNIIAKGLVRGQTMSIGVLTQDISSPFYNDALLGVQEALQGTDYVPVFVDGHWHPKDEETAIGRLMGRVDGLIIMGGSLAEDTLKRLADNMPIIAIGRKVPDQEHHSLILDNYSATRKLMDFLFELGHVRIAHIAGPRDHPDAIERLHGYRDALEAAGHEVSPNLIVEGDYHESAGLLAVATLLESRTMFTAIFAANDQMAYGARLALYRRGIRVPEEVSLVGFDDAKTSEYFSPPLTTVRQPMHELGRQAAEALLQMIEGAEVRLEAPELQLVIRESTKRIR from the coding sequence ATGAAGAGAATGGTCACCTTGGTTGAAGTAGCGCAGGAAGCCGGAGTTTCCCCCAGCACCGTGTCACGCATCCTGAGCGGTACGGCCAACGTCAGTCTGCGCAAACGGCACGCTGTGGAAGAAGCCATTCGCAAGCTGAATTACCAGCCCAACATCATTGCCAAGGGCCTGGTTCGGGGCCAGACCATGTCCATTGGGGTGCTCACCCAGGACATTTCCAGTCCGTTTTACAACGATGCCCTGCTGGGGGTTCAGGAAGCGCTGCAGGGCACCGATTATGTCCCTGTCTTCGTGGACGGTCACTGGCACCCGAAAGACGAGGAAACCGCCATTGGACGCCTGATGGGCCGTGTCGATGGCCTGATCATCATGGGGGGCAGCCTCGCAGAAGACACCCTGAAGCGACTGGCCGACAACATGCCCATCATCGCCATTGGACGCAAAGTTCCCGATCAGGAGCACCACAGCCTGATCCTGGACAATTATTCGGCCACCCGCAAACTCATGGACTTCCTGTTTGAACTCGGTCACGTCCGCATTGCCCACATTGCTGGCCCGAGAGACCATCCCGACGCCATTGAACGCCTGCACGGCTACCGGGACGCACTGGAGGCTGCAGGGCATGAAGTCAGTCCCAACCTGATTGTGGAAGGGGATTACCACGAATCGGCAGGTCTGCTTGCTGTGGCAACCCTGCTGGAGTCTCGAACCATGTTCACTGCGATCTTTGCAGCAAACGATCAGATGGCTTACGGGGCCAGACTGGCCCTGTACCGTCGGGGAATCCGGGTCCCTGAAGAAGTCTCACTGGTCGGCTTCGATGATGCCAAGACCTCCGAGTACTTCTCTCCCCCACTCACCACTGTAAGACAGCCCATGCACGAACTTGGGCGGCAGGCGGCAGAGGCCCTGCTGCAAATGATTGAGGGCGCAGAGGTGCGTCTGGAAGCTCCAGAGCTTCAACTGGTGATCCGGGAATCCACCAAACGCATCCGCTAG
- the trpS gene encoding tryptophan--tRNA ligase: MNPAQPKLLTGDRPTGRLHLGHFFGSLQSRVHLQDQHHSFILIADVQALTDNFHHPEKVSQNVLEVLKDNLAVGLSPEKCTFVLQSQVPEIAELTVFFSNLVTVSRLQQNPTVRHEIRQKQALFGESVTYGFLGYPISQAADITVFQAEVVPVGEDQLPIIEQTRELVRTFNRHYGEVLKEPRALLSSHSRIKGLDGQQKMGKSLGNAIFLADSSADTEKKVMQAVTDPHKIRKNDPGRPDICTVYTYHALFQPDHLQTVYQECNSGTRGCVMCKRELAACINAALQPIREHRSQLDEQESTLIEMLLDHTEVARSTSRETLKATRKGMHLLLPRGPGSI, from the coding sequence ATGAACCCAGCTCAACCCAAACTGCTCACCGGAGACCGCCCCACCGGGCGCCTGCACCTTGGACATTTTTTTGGTTCTCTGCAATCCAGGGTGCACCTGCAAGACCAGCACCACAGTTTCATCCTGATTGCAGATGTCCAGGCCCTCACCGACAACTTTCACCATCCTGAGAAAGTGTCCCAGAATGTTCTGGAAGTGCTCAAGGACAATCTTGCAGTGGGACTCTCTCCGGAAAAATGCACCTTTGTCTTGCAGTCCCAGGTGCCAGAAATTGCCGAACTGACCGTCTTCTTCTCAAATCTGGTGACCGTCAGTCGCTTGCAACAGAATCCAACGGTGAGGCATGAGATCAGGCAAAAACAGGCCCTTTTTGGTGAATCTGTGACCTATGGGTTCCTGGGATACCCGATCAGTCAGGCTGCTGACATCACGGTGTTTCAGGCAGAGGTGGTCCCGGTGGGTGAAGACCAGTTGCCCATCATCGAACAGACCCGCGAACTGGTGCGCACATTCAACCGCCACTACGGTGAGGTGCTGAAAGAACCCCGTGCCCTGCTCTCCTCGCATTCCAGAATCAAAGGTCTTGATGGTCAGCAGAAGATGGGTAAGAGCCTGGGAAATGCCATCTTTCTGGCAGATTCAAGTGCAGACACAGAAAAGAAAGTGATGCAGGCCGTCACCGATCCACATAAGATCCGCAAGAATGACCCTGGACGCCCTGACATCTGCACGGTTTACACGTACCATGCCCTGTTTCAGCCTGACCACCTTCAGACGGTTTACCAGGAATGCAACAGTGGAACCCGTGGGTGTGTGATGTGCAAACGTGAGCTTGCTGCCTGCATCAACGCAGCCCTGCAACCCATTCGTGAACACCGGTCACAACTGGATGAGCAAGAAAGCACCCTGATCGAAATGCTGCTGGACCACACAGAAGTGGCCAGGAGCACCTCCCGTGAAACCCTCAAGGCCACACGAAAAGGCATGCACCTGCTCCTTCCACGAGGTCCGGGCTCGATATAA
- a CDS encoding endonuclease/exonuclease/phosphatase family protein: MRLLLTSLLYLLLVIGIWVLEEYEESHLGITVALTYSPHFFWLIPLFLLMHSAFRKKNWAALDVQALTLIFVMVALMNLRIPTPQECTGHPLALMSYSTHQGQVSAFVLQNILTVHQPEVVLLQDTAPSTSMYISSLKRSGWFTAEHQGLITLSRYPLKKQQGLSSVHALVTDLQLQRRTVRIINVLLPEVRDPLKFQLQARTHQGVLKQILGLASRNTVIAGNFNAVPHGLWVKPLRARYSEAMGLGFGYTYPTFLPVERRDQVWYSGGLCHQKHEVLPERGSDHRAIQVKLSVN; the protein is encoded by the coding sequence GTGCGTCTTTTACTGACTTCTCTTTTGTATTTGCTGCTGGTGATTGGCATCTGGGTGCTGGAAGAATACGAAGAGTCCCATCTGGGGATCACCGTGGCCCTCACCTACTCACCTCACTTTTTCTGGCTGATTCCGCTCTTTTTGCTGATGCACTCTGCTTTTCGCAAGAAAAACTGGGCTGCTCTGGATGTGCAGGCCCTGACCCTCATTTTTGTGATGGTCGCCCTGATGAATCTGCGCATCCCCACTCCTCAAGAATGCACAGGCCATCCCCTGGCCCTGATGAGCTACAGCACCCATCAGGGCCAGGTGTCTGCCTTTGTGCTGCAGAACATCCTGACCGTGCATCAACCTGAGGTTGTGCTTTTGCAGGACACAGCACCCTCCACCTCCATGTACATCTCCAGCCTGAAACGCTCTGGCTGGTTTACGGCTGAGCATCAGGGTCTCATCACCCTGAGCCGTTACCCACTGAAAAAACAGCAAGGACTGTCCAGTGTGCACGCTCTGGTCACGGATCTGCAGCTTCAGCGTCGCACGGTGAGAATCATCAATGTCCTGCTCCCAGAAGTGCGTGATCCTCTAAAGTTCCAGCTCCAGGCCCGAACCCATCAGGGGGTGCTCAAACAGATCCTTGGTCTGGCCTCCAGAAACACAGTGATTGCCGGAAACTTCAATGCCGTTCCACATGGCCTGTGGGTCAAGCCCCTGAGAGCGAGATACAGCGAAGCCATGGGACTGGGCTTTGGTTACACCTATCCCACATTTCTCCCTGTGGAACGACGGGATCAGGTCTGGTACTCTGGTGGGCTCTGTCACCAGAAGCATGAAGTGCTGCCAGAAAGAGGCTCAGATCACCGTGCCATACAGGTGAAACTGAGTGTTAATTGA
- a CDS encoding protease complex subunit PrcB family protein: MKRRLATLSLMLAGCAAVQGSPTFEVHDVLFYGDSNDRVTWFYDTQMDRQTKPLKINGLGYELKQQTATDSFALAGTLAINGQSSLLTKTTTIPKDFTVTYNPASSNYYIKTSRALEGVYLLQNNNWYRISSSVRAGFSGEADADWRSNGLQGVGQLTDAEAVALSNVLAKDQPVVVAVLADSPDPRLNVEPAPAQYRTTALFVQKGIPQEIRRTGGPVTFSQVRYAGNSGYGSSNFGAALITSESTYQSIWSKTNSIILPTPSAPDIDFNASSAVFLFLGQRPTGGYGFKVNSMEARGSTLIVRVTVSEPKPGAILTQAFTSPWGLYTVAGKYTSLQVIDQNGNTLVQTSSNRSPL; this comes from the coding sequence ATGAAAAGAAGACTTGCCACCCTCAGTCTGATGCTCGCTGGATGTGCTGCTGTACAGGGCAGCCCAACCTTTGAAGTACATGATGTGCTCTTTTATGGCGATTCCAATGATCGTGTGACCTGGTTCTATGACACCCAGATGGATCGTCAAACCAAGCCCCTGAAAATCAATGGACTGGGCTATGAATTGAAGCAGCAGACCGCCACCGACAGTTTTGCACTGGCCGGAACCCTTGCCATCAATGGACAGAGCAGCCTGCTGACCAAAACCACCACCATTCCCAAGGACTTTACAGTCACCTACAACCCTGCAAGCTCAAATTATTACATCAAAACCTCCCGTGCCCTGGAGGGCGTCTACCTGTTGCAAAACAACAACTGGTACCGCATCTCCAGCAGTGTCAGAGCAGGATTCAGTGGTGAAGCAGATGCAGATTGGCGTTCAAATGGCCTCCAGGGTGTGGGTCAGCTGACCGACGCGGAAGCTGTGGCCCTCAGCAATGTGCTGGCGAAAGACCAGCCTGTGGTGGTGGCCGTTCTGGCAGACAGCCCTGACCCCAGACTCAATGTGGAACCTGCTCCTGCCCAGTACCGCACCACTGCATTGTTTGTCCAGAAAGGCATTCCTCAGGAAATTCGCCGGACAGGAGGCCCTGTGACATTCAGTCAGGTGCGTTATGCAGGCAACAGCGGGTATGGCAGCAGCAACTTCGGAGCAGCACTCATCACCAGTGAAAGCACCTACCAGTCCATCTGGTCCAAGACCAACTCCATCATTCTTCCCACACCTTCTGCACCCGACATCGATTTCAATGCCTCCTCTGCAGTGTTCCTGTTCCTGGGGCAGCGTCCCACTGGAGGGTACGGCTTCAAGGTGAACAGCATGGAAGCCCGGGGCAGCACGCTGATCGTGCGGGTCACCGTCTCCGAACCCAAGCCCGGGGCCATTCTGACCCAGGCTTTCACCAGTCCATGGGGTCTGTACACGGTTGCCGGGAAGTATACAAGCCTGCAGGTGATCGACCAGAACGGCAACACGCTGGTGCAAACCAGCAGCAACAGAAGCCCGCTTTAA